A single window of Actinoallomurus bryophytorum DNA harbors:
- a CDS encoding tyrosine-type recombinase/integrase, whose amino-acid sequence MPGKTSKGRTKDTRTPDGRSSIYLGGDGRWHGRVTMGIKNDGSPDRRHVSAKTQAGVTDKVRKLEAQRDAGKLTKAGRSPTVEQWMDTYLNTICERLVASGKMAPRTLDDYRSKSRKWVVPLLGKHRLDRLLPEHLDATYQQMYDAGRSSSTVLKVHRILSRALTIAIRRDKVGRNVARLIDAPTAEDHEIEPFTREEARLILDAAKGRRNAARWSVALALGIRQGEALGLRWSYVDLETGVIRAWFQIQRANWQHGCENPHTCGKKWHRAPCPKNCKEHAHKPNCPPDCKTRNHRCPRQTCGAGCAEHARYCPKRWQGGAVFRQRKGKSKLTLQCPQELLPLLRARQEEQLLERAMAGDDWEDHDLVFCQENGRPISRTEDWREWKTILKKAGVRDGRLHDARHTAATLLIEQGVHIRVVQEILGHARVTTTERYTHVASPQVRDASALIGSALWGTE is encoded by the coding sequence TTGCCCGGAAAGACCAGCAAGGGCCGCACGAAAGACACGCGGACCCCGGACGGCCGCTCCTCCATCTACCTCGGTGGCGACGGCCGCTGGCACGGCCGCGTCACCATGGGCATCAAGAACGACGGAAGTCCCGACCGACGTCATGTCAGCGCCAAGACACAGGCCGGCGTGACTGACAAGGTTCGCAAGCTCGAAGCGCAACGCGACGCAGGGAAGCTGACCAAGGCCGGCCGCTCGCCGACCGTCGAACAGTGGATGGACACCTACCTCAACACCATCTGCGAACGTCTCGTGGCTTCCGGAAAGATGGCGCCGCGCACGCTGGACGACTACCGGAGCAAGTCGCGAAAGTGGGTCGTCCCGCTTCTCGGCAAACATCGGCTGGACCGCCTGCTTCCCGAACACCTGGACGCGACGTATCAGCAGATGTATGACGCCGGCCGGTCATCGAGCACCGTCCTCAAGGTCCATCGCATCCTGTCCCGCGCTCTCACGATCGCGATCAGGAGGGACAAGGTCGGCCGCAACGTCGCGCGGCTGATCGACGCGCCAACCGCGGAAGACCACGAGATCGAGCCCTTCACACGGGAAGAAGCCCGCCTGATCCTCGACGCCGCGAAAGGACGCCGCAACGCCGCACGCTGGTCCGTCGCTCTCGCCCTCGGCATCCGCCAGGGCGAGGCGCTGGGGCTGCGTTGGTCCTACGTCGACCTCGAAACCGGCGTCATCAGAGCGTGGTTCCAGATCCAACGCGCGAACTGGCAACACGGATGCGAGAACCCACACACCTGCGGCAAGAAGTGGCACCGCGCACCCTGCCCGAAGAACTGCAAGGAGCACGCACACAAGCCGAACTGCCCACCCGACTGCAAGACCCGCAACCACCGCTGCCCCCGCCAGACCTGTGGCGCGGGCTGCGCAGAGCACGCCCGGTACTGCCCGAAGAGATGGCAAGGAGGCGCCGTCTTCCGACAACGCAAGGGCAAGTCAAAGCTCACCCTCCAGTGCCCCCAAGAACTCCTACCGCTACTCAGAGCACGCCAGGAGGAACAACTCCTCGAACGGGCCATGGCAGGCGACGACTGGGAGGATCACGACCTGGTCTTCTGCCAGGAGAACGGCCGACCGATCAGCCGCACCGAAGACTGGCGGGAGTGGAAGACCATCCTTAAGAAGGCCGGCGTCCGAGACGGCCGCCTCCACGACGCCAGGCACACCGCCGCCACGCTCCTCATCGAGCAGGGCGTCCACATCCGCGTCGTTCAGGAGATCTTGGGCCACGCACGCGTCACCACCACCGAGCGGTACACGCACGTCGCCTCTCCACAGGTCCGCGACGCGAGCGCGCTCATCGGGTCAGCCCTCTGGGGGACCGAATGA
- a CDS encoding helix-turn-helix domain-containing protein produces the protein MNATTTAHDAPLLYTLPEAAALLRISRTKLYELLTAHEIESIHIGRSRKIPSAALHDYIERLRIEEER, from the coding sequence GTGAACGCTACGACCACAGCCCACGACGCACCGCTCCTCTACACGCTCCCCGAAGCCGCCGCGCTCCTCCGCATCAGCAGAACGAAGCTCTATGAACTCCTCACCGCGCACGAGATCGAGTCCATCCACATCGGCAGGAGCCGCAAGATCCCCTCCGCGGCGCTGCACGACTACATCGAACGTCTCCGAATCGAAGAAGAGAGGTGA
- a CDS encoding FtsK/SpoIIIE domain-containing protein produces the protein MPLYVVTDDRHVGETIAVLGKWLYRYRSELAPFTTAMLLTATAVVLHPHHSGSWPVAIAAAMILAALIAGGKRWLDRTIERVYGAAVTAAGGVWLAAGIAHGPTAPPLPGLLLLGTLAGGAPWWWHRRRRARVRIERTIQAWPDLADTIGLTGSRVMSAVVDLWGWRARLALKRGQTVTDVIGKLPAIESALSVRPGSVRVEPDPARADHCLIHILEKDPHARPIPWPPPTGETVADPVDLGVFEDATPVRVTLLHRHALVAGIAGSGKSGILNVILAALTACPDVVLWGIDLKGGMELQPWASCLDRIATNPREAGQLLADAVAVLDTRATEMTRRGSRLWTPSPQEPALIIVVDEYAELADDSPDATNHADSIARRGRAVAVTLLAATQRPTQAAMGKGAVRSQMDIRVCLRVRERRDTDLILGQGAHSAGWHAHTLNAPGKFLVSAPGHDVPRRARAYLLTDERVRAIARAHHGRRPQLDALSSDAIDHTTEEEEVIDAELIDTDPEQALWTGLLEAPDDGLSVSQLMKITGMGRTWIYSRLQQHADANRVRQVSRGRWRAATRP, from the coding sequence ATGCCTCTGTACGTCGTCACCGACGACCGCCATGTCGGCGAGACCATCGCCGTACTCGGTAAATGGCTGTACCGCTACCGGTCCGAACTCGCCCCGTTCACCACTGCCATGCTCCTGACCGCGACCGCCGTAGTCCTCCACCCGCATCACTCCGGCAGTTGGCCCGTTGCCATCGCAGCAGCCATGATCCTCGCCGCCCTGATCGCGGGCGGGAAACGCTGGCTCGACCGCACCATCGAACGCGTCTACGGGGCCGCCGTGACGGCTGCCGGGGGAGTCTGGCTCGCCGCCGGAATCGCGCACGGGCCTACCGCGCCGCCGCTGCCGGGTCTGCTCCTCCTCGGGACGCTGGCCGGGGGAGCGCCGTGGTGGTGGCACCGCCGACGCCGCGCCCGCGTCCGAATCGAGCGGACCATCCAGGCCTGGCCCGATCTCGCCGACACCATCGGCCTCACCGGATCACGTGTCATGTCCGCCGTGGTCGACCTGTGGGGATGGCGCGCCCGTCTCGCCCTCAAACGCGGCCAGACCGTCACCGACGTCATCGGCAAACTCCCCGCCATCGAGTCGGCTCTCAGCGTCCGTCCCGGATCCGTACGGGTGGAGCCCGATCCTGCCCGCGCTGATCACTGCCTCATTCACATCCTGGAAAAGGACCCGCACGCTCGCCCGATCCCCTGGCCACCGCCTACCGGCGAAACCGTCGCCGATCCGGTCGACCTCGGCGTCTTCGAGGACGCCACACCTGTACGCGTCACGCTCCTGCACCGGCACGCCCTCGTCGCCGGCATCGCCGGATCGGGCAAGAGCGGCATCCTCAACGTCATCCTCGCAGCCCTCACCGCATGCCCCGACGTCGTCCTATGGGGCATCGACCTCAAGGGCGGGATGGAACTCCAGCCCTGGGCGTCATGCCTCGACCGGATCGCCACCAACCCTCGCGAAGCCGGCCAGCTCCTCGCCGACGCCGTTGCCGTCCTCGATACCCGGGCCACCGAGATGACGCGCCGGGGCTCCCGCCTGTGGACGCCGAGCCCACAGGAACCGGCGCTGATCATCGTCGTCGACGAGTACGCCGAACTCGCTGACGATTCCCCCGACGCCACCAACCACGCCGACTCCATCGCCCGGCGAGGCCGCGCCGTCGCCGTTACCCTCCTGGCCGCCACCCAGCGCCCAACCCAGGCCGCCATGGGCAAGGGCGCTGTCCGCTCCCAGATGGACATCCGCGTATGCCTTCGCGTCCGCGAACGACGGGACACCGATCTCATCCTCGGCCAGGGCGCCCACTCCGCCGGCTGGCACGCCCACACCCTCAACGCTCCCGGCAAGTTCCTCGTCTCCGCCCCAGGCCATGACGTCCCAAGGCGCGCCCGCGCCTACCTGCTCACCGACGAACGCGTACGTGCCATCGCCCGTGCCCATCACGGCCGACGCCCGCAGCTCGACGCCCTGTCTTCCGACGCCATCGACCACACCACCGAGGAAGAAGAGGTGATCGACGCCGAACTCATCGACACCGACCCCGAACAAGCCCTCTGGACAGGCCTCCTCGAAGCCCCCGACGACGGACTCTCTGTCTCCCAGCTCATGAAGATCACCGGCATGGGTCGCACCTGGATCTACAGCCGACTCCAGCAACACGCAGACGCCAACCGCGTCCGGCAAGTCAGCCGCGGACGCTGGCGTGCCGCAACTCGTCCGTGA
- a CDS encoding DUF2637 domain-containing protein — MNATHANAERDLWVTAGMTIAAASAAVASFSGLQGRAHIAGWPPRLAWLLPVTLDAYAMTSARVWLAASTQSTAARRFARANAIGAIAASIAGNATFHAARTGLLLVSWPIVVLVGAVPAAVLGLTAHLHALRGRTEAGTPDIAEAANDEPPRRTHRKHRPRHRSADELIAAARTADARHREANGGRPITRDALRTTLRVSNARATQLRQQLTQEGTTHEQADV, encoded by the coding sequence ATGAACGCAACCCATGCCAACGCCGAGCGCGACCTGTGGGTAACCGCTGGAATGACGATCGCCGCCGCATCGGCCGCGGTGGCGAGCTTCTCCGGACTGCAAGGACGTGCCCACATCGCCGGCTGGCCTCCCCGGCTCGCCTGGCTGCTCCCCGTCACCCTCGACGCGTACGCGATGACATCGGCACGCGTGTGGCTGGCCGCCTCCACACAGTCGACCGCCGCGCGCCGGTTCGCCCGCGCCAACGCCATCGGCGCCATCGCGGCCAGCATCGCGGGTAACGCGACCTTCCACGCCGCCCGTACCGGGCTGCTCTTAGTGTCCTGGCCGATCGTCGTCCTCGTCGGTGCCGTCCCCGCCGCCGTCCTCGGACTCACCGCCCACCTGCACGCCCTGCGAGGACGAACCGAGGCCGGAACCCCGGACATCGCCGAGGCCGCGAACGACGAGCCTCCACGCCGTACTCACCGCAAGCACCGTCCCCGACACCGGTCCGCCGACGAACTGATCGCCGCGGCCCGTACCGCCGATGCCCGCCACCGCGAGGCCAACGGCGGACGCCCGATCACCCGCGACGCGCTGCGTACGACGCTGCGCGTCAGCAACGCCCGCGCCACCCAGCTCCGCCAGCAGCTCACACAGGAAGGCACCACCCATGAGCAAGCCGACGTATGA
- a CDS encoding helix-turn-helix domain-containing protein, with amino-acid sequence MANERLRAALLERGMTTGALATAIDVDEKTVERWITKGRTPYRRHRYAVASHLKLDEGYLWPEALSGEQITAASESEIVSVYPHRWSVPRDLSGRLFEAAEEEIGILVYSGLFIAEDSGLQKLFADKARAGVRVRFLLGDPDSPHVAQRGADEGIDDAMAAKIRGVIRLYRPLASVEGVEFRLHDTVLYNSIYRADEQFLVNMHVYGVAASNAPFLHLRRVAGGDMVNTYETSFERVWEGARPLPGD; translated from the coding sequence ATGGCGAACGAACGGCTAAGAGCGGCCCTGCTTGAACGGGGCATGACCACGGGCGCACTCGCCACAGCGATCGACGTGGACGAGAAGACCGTCGAACGCTGGATCACCAAGGGACGCACGCCCTACCGCCGGCACCGCTACGCAGTGGCTTCACACCTGAAACTGGACGAAGGCTACCTCTGGCCCGAAGCACTCTCCGGCGAACAGATCACCGCAGCCTCAGAAAGCGAGATCGTCTCCGTCTACCCACACCGCTGGTCTGTTCCCAGGGACCTCTCGGGACGTCTCTTCGAGGCGGCCGAGGAGGAGATCGGCATCCTCGTCTACAGCGGACTGTTCATCGCCGAAGACTCGGGCCTTCAAAAGCTCTTCGCCGACAAGGCGCGAGCAGGGGTGCGGGTGCGCTTCCTGCTCGGCGACCCCGACAGCCCGCACGTTGCCCAGCGAGGCGCCGACGAAGGCATCGATGACGCGATGGCGGCCAAAATCCGAGGCGTCATCCGTCTGTATCGGCCACTGGCCAGCGTGGAGGGTGTCGAGTTCCGGCTGCACGACACCGTGCTGTACAACTCGATCTATCGGGCCGACGAGCAGTTCCTCGTCAACATGCACGTGTACGGCGTCGCCGCCTCCAACGCGCCCTTCCTGCACCTGCGCAGAGTCGCCGGCGGCGACATGGTCAACACCTACGAAACAAGCTTCGAACGCGTCTGGGAAGGCGCCAGACCACTACCGGGGGACTGA
- a CDS encoding NUDIX domain-containing protein: MGRRIDYYDDPNAPAANSLVPSVNVVVTNDAGGILLIRRTDNDNWSLPGGAMDLGESLSQAGIRETKEETGIDCEITGLVGIYTDPKHVLHYTSNDEVRQEFTVVLTGRPVGGRPTPSDESSEVRWVGHHELSAYTMHRSMRHRLERHLSSEVIPEIS; encoded by the coding sequence ATGGGCCGCAGGATCGACTACTACGACGACCCCAACGCCCCCGCAGCCAATAGCCTCGTCCCATCCGTCAACGTCGTCGTCACCAACGACGCGGGCGGGATCCTGCTCATCCGCCGGACCGACAACGACAACTGGTCACTACCCGGCGGCGCCATGGACCTCGGAGAATCCCTCTCCCAAGCGGGCATCCGCGAGACCAAGGAAGAGACCGGCATCGACTGCGAGATCACCGGCCTTGTCGGCATCTACACCGACCCCAAACACGTGCTGCACTACACGAGCAACGACGAAGTCCGCCAAGAGTTCACCGTCGTTCTCACCGGTCGTCCGGTCGGCGGGCGGCCGACACCGAGCGATGAGTCGAGCGAAGTTCGTTGGGTTGGTCACCATGAGCTGTCGGCCTACACGATGCATCGTTCAATGCGGCATCGGCTGGAACGACACCTTTCGTCCGAGGTAATCCCCGAAATCAGCTAA